The Raphanus sativus cultivar WK10039 chromosome 6, ASM80110v3, whole genome shotgun sequence sequence TCTCGATCTCTTGGTCGTTGAACGTTGTGATCCCTTTGCTTGCTAATTGATTGCGTAAATGACTGAGAAACCGTCTACGGACATCTGGACCGTGAAAGCTCAGGAAAACATGGTATCTCGTTACgcgagaagaggaagaagaagatgaagccaTGACAGAGATGTGAAAGAGAGGTTAAAGATAGTACTATTACAACAATGGTTTTGATAAGATATCTATGGAGGAAGAAACAAGTTGCTTCTTTATATATTGAAGCAAAACGTGTAAACGAGAATGAAATTTTTAGCGAAATTGCGAAGaaagtaatttttatatttttttaagaatgaaaaacaaagaaagagaagTTTCAAAGAAATTTGTACAAAAGTCTTCGTGGAGGACCCCATAAGATTCTGTTTCACTACGGTTGAGGACGATGACCACTGAATAGAAAATGAGGGTTTCATGCATACTTGCTCAATTATGTTCCAAGTTCAGTGTTCTTTTGAGTCACTGGATCTACCGTTGACTTACCCTTACCATCAGTTCTACTTGTTTTGTTGATAGTAATTACATCACTATATTAAAGAAAATTCAAAGATAATAAAAGTTCAAGGCCAATTAAGATCACTCGGTGAATATTCTCATATACCAATTTACTACCGCTAAATATCGAAACTGCAGCGTTCTTTATTACTACTTAACAGGTAGGACCAATGGAAACAAAATCAATCAATCTTGGAAAAAATTGGCTACATTCTTGGTTCCTGCAAGATCTAACAGCAAAATAAACGAAATATCATCAATTCATGGGTTTCCTTTTAATTAACAACGGTATATGAAACCACATACTGGGGTTTTAAgacaaaaccaaaacactatAAAATCAACCATTCTAGAATCTAGGCTGTGTGATTAAGCTGGTTCTTACTAAAGCTGGCTCCATTTGGGTTGAATGGTGTAGAGACGAGGGTATGATCTTATGGACCATAAAACAGATCAAAGAGACGACTCGGGTTAGCAAATAAGCTCAGGTTTTTAAGAGTGGAGAATGGACAAAACATGTAGGGTTTTGGAACAAAGTAGGTGTTCATCAATTGTGTTTTGTCTGAATAAGGATCCTATCTTCATCCCTAAATTCATTGAAACTTCTCTTATCAAGTTTGGTTCCGGATTGCCTCTGGTTGCCAATCACATAATTGGAGGGACACGTTGAGCTTCAATTAATGGTCCAAATCACAAGAACAGTTTGCTAGGACAGAGAAAAACCCATAGATTGCATCGTCTAAAATTACAGATCCGTGGCTGCTACAGTGACATCATTCTGTTATATTCAGTACATAATAGCAAGTTACCGTTAGGCGTATTTGCTGCTTGCTTCGCCAACCTAGATCTGGGTTTCTGTCTTTTTGTAATATGGACCTTGGTTGTCCGTACTTTGATCTCATTGTTTGAGCTGGGCTTTTGAACTGTGTacactttttttctttaacttgtTTTCAGTATTGATCTACCCCAAGGTCCACAACAAACACTAGATCCCttttaagattttatattttttcacaACTTCtgatttgaaatttgaattaTACACGCCCATGTTTGAGTAGTAGATTAGTAGTTTTGCTAGGTTATCAATTTTCAGTCAGCACCaaaagttgaaaaaaatattttcaatgaGAAGAAGGGAAAATCCtgtgaaccaaaaaaaaacaatcagcGGTGAACAGTTCAAGCTAGAGAGTAACGCGACAATACATGTGAAGCAATTAAAAACGAAACAACCCCCAATTTAATCTTCCTCTCCGGTCACATGTGAAGGCGTGAAGCTAAGATATGCATGCTTGACCCCTCCTAGGCCATTAAAAATAGGAGATGGATGTTGTGTTCTATGGCAGGTGTGTTATTATTACACTCACTCGTATAACTTTGTTTATAggatttaaaactaattaaacaaaaaagttgTTACTGATCCTTCAAGGGAAGAAGCACTTGAATTTAATTATAGGATGCCAAAGGTTAATGATGGTTGCTACTTTTCATTCTTCTACTTACTAATTACTTCTACCAACTAATAATAGTAAGTATCTTATGCAATGGGACCAAATTATCCAATAATTTCTCAGTACTATAGGTAAATTAAACTCAGTCTGTGTACCTTCACAACATCAACCTTGTGGTCTTTAGATTTAAAAACAAGATTGGTATTGAGAAAACTCGAGACTTTTTGGgtacagaaaaagaaaaccaaaatattatagGACCATAGAGAGGTAGGGAAAGGTAAACTTATCATGAGTAATCATATTGTTCCCTATGTAAATGACTTCTTATTTTTTCACCACCCAAAACTAATCCCAAGCAACAACCACTTCATTTCACGATCACCTTATAAATACCAAAACTTATATCAAAGTCTCAACAAACACACCAAACTAGCCCCCACCTGCTCAACGACTTATAAGCCTTTCTACATTATCAGCAAACAAATTGATCAAGCCGAGtgagaaaaatgaaaacaaagacTTGCctcgttttcttcttctcttctctaatCATCACAAACATAGCCTTAGCGCAAGACCGAGCTCCTCACGGGTTGGCTTATGAGACCCCAGTGGCGTTTTCACCTTCTGCATTTGACTTCTTTCACGCGCAACCACGAAACCAGGATGCAACTTTAGAGCCTTGCGCTGAATCAGGCTGCTCGCCTCTCCCAGTGTCTGCGAAGGTTCAAGGAGCTTCTAAAAAAGCACAGCAAAGCGAGGTAGCAACAATGTCAATTGGTTCGAGAAGCGGAGTGGGAGCTGGTGGTGTGGTCGGGATCATCTTTGGACTTGCGTTTCCCATGGTAATGTGAACCATTCTAGTTCCATCCAACCTTATTGTTTGAGCTGATATAATGATAGATTATATATCTAGACTTTGAGTTTAAATgtgtgctttttttttcttcacttgTTCTTAAAGCTTGTACAAGATTTCCATACGCTGTGGTTAATAGCAGAACGTATTGGATTGTTTGGCTACGGATCTCagttatatttgattaaaatttagggaacattttttaaaaaattgttttattgtaacaaaaaatgtatatgagaaataatatataaacatgtTATAATGGATGGTAAGTGAGCATCTCGATCATCAACAAGCTTTGCTAAAACTTCTAGTAAAACGTAACAATCTTATCAGTTAAAGAAAGTAGATACACACAGAGAATATATACGTTCCAGCAATCTTCAGTTTGGGGCTAACACAGTAGATAATAATGTGAAGTTGGAAGAGTGCGACACGTGAGCAAATGTATGTTCACACGCGTAAGCTCGCTAGTCAATCGCCTATCACGTGTCCATCTTTCAACCCTCGACCACTCCCGCTTTTAAGTTAAGGTATAGTTCTTTCTTCTAGACAAAGCAATTCCTCAAAACCtaatggagaaggagaaggagaaggagaaggagaaggagaaggagaaggagaagaaaagcGAGGAATCAAAGCCGCCATTGATGGCGTTAAACCATGTATCAAGACTCTGCAGAGACGTCAAAAAGTCCCTCGAGTTCTACACGAAAGTGTTAGGGTTCGTGGAGACAGAGCGTCCCGCGTCTCTCGACTTCGACGGAGCGTGGCTATTCAACTACGGCGTTGGGATCCATTTGGTGCAGGCTAAAGACGAAGAAAAGTTACCTTCGAACACGGACCATTTGGACCCGATGGATAACCACATCTCGTTCCAGTGCGAAGACATGGAAGCTTTGGAGAAGAGGCTCAAGGAAGTGGATGTGAAGTACATCAAGAGGACGGTCGGTGAGCAGGAAGACGCAGCTATCGACCAGCTCTTCTTTAATGACCCCGATGGTTTCATGGTCGAGATCTGTAACTGCGAGAATCTTGAGCTTAAACCGCGTCATTCGGCTGATGCTATACGTCTCCCGGGAGATCGACACGCGCCTCCTGTTTCGCTCCCTCAGGCCAATTCTTAATACATACTAGTATACTACTTGGGACTTTGTTTTTTGTTCCTGTTTTTGTACTACGTTactgttttattaattaatggtttagtccacaaactccatccaatAGTGAGTGTTAGAAACAGTGTAAGCATTTGcaatttattcaaaaattcaGAGACCAGCAGAATAAATCTGAAATAGGTGAAGGAAAGAATGAGAATCAAACCAAGAACCATAAGTTAACGAATATGagacacaaacacaaacaataaGCATAACCCCAAGTATAAGCCAGAACCCTATTCCAAACTGTGAAGCATGAATTTTGTAGTAATTTCAGAGATATTGTGGTAATCCAAATTTTCAGAGAAGGAAGTAGTAAGCACACTTGGAAAGCAAGGATATACGCTTTAAGCAGAATCTGGCTGCTCGCCAGTGCCCTTGGCATTGGTGATTCAAGGAGCTACAGCACAAGCACAGTAAAGCGAGATAGCATCCATTTAAGTAATTCTAGAAGCAAATAGAGGAGCTGGTGGAAAGGATCATCTTTGGACTTGTGTTTGCCGTGCTGATAATTAACCATTCCAATTACTTTCAGCCTGGTTTTTGAGCTGGTATGACTAGATTGGAGTTAAAAATGTATGatactcttcacttttcttGTAGCTCTATTTCTAAATTTCGATTTGATCATGCCGTATTGGAAAGCATGATCAAATATTGATAACCGTTCACCTGCCCATTGAAATATCAAATCTAACAGAATACAATGGGAGGAAAGGTCACAGCATGTCAATCATTAAGCCGAGGAGCGAGCGAATGTTAAACCAAAAGACCTGGACATTCTCAGTAAACATAACAACACTGTGCTCAAGAAAAGTAAGAGCAAAACAGGAATACTTAGTGTGTATTCAAGATAACATCATCATacaattgtaaaaaaaataaccaGCAATAAGTAGAGAAACAGGGCGGCCAAGTATTGAGCAAAAgtatccatctctctctctctctctctctctctctaccatTTACGAGAACTAAGGTATTGAATGGCAGGTTCAAAGGTCTGGTCCACAGCTTTGTTCCACAGAGACGCAAACTCCATCCTATATTTCTTCCCGAATATCCCTTCTCTCACCTGTAAAAACATCcccatgtttttcttttttaacttaCAATTGCAACCTAATGTAACTATGAGATCACTAAATTGTAACCAGACGTTCATATCAGAAACCTACAAAATCCAGCTAGACTCTATATCAATGCCTTAGAAAAACAATATTCAGCCGTTCTCTAATCTCAAAATTGGTTAGCTAACTAAACCGGAACCGAGATTCTCATCAATTCAGAAATTGAGTCGGATTCTCAGACTCAAAATAACCTGAGATTGATCCACGGATTGAGATTTACGATCGGCGACGGATTCACGGATGAGTTTTCGCTGCTCCAGAACGACGAACCCTGTCAAGGCGCTACCTAGCGTGAAGCCAAGAAGACGCTCCTATACACGAAGAGATTACGaatgtcaacaaaaaaaaaaaagtaaaacatttACAAAAGAGCGAATAGATTCGAAATGATAGAAATCGATTCTGGAGTTTTGAGATGAGAAAGAGGCAAAACCTGAGCGAGAATGCTGATCATCTCTACCTAGGTTTGATTTGCTTGGGACGGAAAAgggatttttccttttttttgtttttagtttctCTTGAAAGACCAAAATTGAGGAAGACGAGACGACGAAGCAGAATAAGTGAGACGGGTAATGGGCCGTGGCCCATTATATCAATCAATCCGATATGATTTTAAGCAACTAAAGCGGCTccaaacatatatcaataataaGTTAGTTATTAAGTGGAGAGTTAGGGCcagactggtgtaaccgcagcggttgcggttgcggttgcggtagtttgcggatgcgggtagttgcggttttaagcgttttttagagatttgtacgactggtatagctgttagaaattgttgcgtttgcgggactcttatgactggtaaactacaaaacgcaacatctgttaaataataatttaacaatatttacattttatgtaattataaaaatattaaaaatcataataatatgataaatataaaatttatatttataaaatcatattattcaattttaaaaatttatagaaaatatttagttttgaattttataatataaattgaaatataatatgaatacatttacaatttctattatttcaattgaaaatttttattggatatttttagtattatttttatttattctgtttttaaagaaaaagaatttaccctcccgcaaccgcccgcaaccgcaaacgctagctggaaccagcttttgattttaagaggttcggagcggtttgaagcgatttgtagcgttttctgtgattgtttcgaaacgccaacaaccgctataaaccgcaaaagctgcgtttgcgggtggtagcgggaaaaccagtcggcACCTAAATAGTTAAGATactttttaaacaaattaaatttatgacaaatctttcaaaaaataaatttatgtcagatgtttctaaaatatgctttattatgttaatataaattgattttaaaactttatatgatattttctgtttaaatttttacaatttaattcTATAATATTAAGTACAAAAATTTATTCTGTTGGTAAACCTGTTTAAATATTGTCAAAAATTGTACCTATTTAAATAGTAGTTTTCTATATCCATTAAATctagatttagattttgatcGATGACCATTTGATCAATAGAAAAGTAAATAGTTAACAAAGTTTTATTTGACGAACTGGATCAATACCAAAAAAAATGGTTAATTTGTTTCTCACAAAAATGGGAGAGAGAACTTTTTCTTGACATATACATAGAatacataaaagaaagaaaggagTGGAACTTTTATACCTCAAGAAATACTTCAATTAATTGATTGAAAATTTAACAAACAATGAATTTTGCTACTATTTTCCTAGAATAACCCTATATGTTGAATTTTGTGAGTATTCAATCTATTTTCACCTCGACAAGAGAGGCCAAACTCCTGGTTTATGTAGAGGGCCTGATACGTCACACTGGTCCAAGACTTCCAAAGTCAGGTTACAAATTACAGTCAATGGTTTAAGAAACTGCATACATTCACGactcttttttttcattaaagAACCAAAAATGTATTAAAAGTGAATGAGAGTATTAAGTTGCATAAATACATCCACCAGTGTTTTATACAGAACAGGCATGCAGccaaatttgaatattattgaAGCAGCTTAATACGTTGGACATGGTAGCCGCAACATCattaaacaaaatctaaaaatgacATATCATTAAAATACATCTATTTGAGTAATTTGTTAGCTGTATAATATACCAGAAACATGTTATTTGATGCATCTTCTCCCTCCCATTCATTCTCTTCCCTCTCCTGGTTATCCGtacctctctccctctctcaaAGAGGCAAACAAAAGCCAGAAAACAGATTCTCCAATCGGCATTTTAAAAGAGACGTCTTCAGACGATCCACGTTGACTCATAAGTTGAATATCAAACGATTAAAGGCTGACAAAGAAAAACGTTTAAAGACCGAATCAAATCACCATGGCCGTGGCTAAAAAGCTCTGTTTCATTGTCATTCTAtcaatgtgtttcctaaatgtCGAATTTTTGCATGCACAGGAGGACTCTCCATCACCAGCTACCTCAACAAAACGTGCGGCGGCACCAGCGCATTCTCCTCTgccaccatcttcttcttcttcttcttcacctgaATCACATTCCTCTCCCTCACCATCACCAAAAACGGTTTCCCTTCCGCCACCAGCTTCATCACCAGATTCTCCACAACCATCTTcctcaccatcaccatcaccatcaccagCACCAGATTCTCCACAACCATCTTCCTCTCcctcaccatcaccatcaccatcttcttcttcctcaccatcttcctcttcctcaccatcaccatcaccatcaccagATTCTCCACCACCTCCTCTTCCTCAGCAGGAATCTCCATCACCAACTCCCTCATCTCCTGAACCAGCACCTGCTCCTGCTCCATCAGAAGATGATGCAGATGATGATTCAGAGGAGGAGACGGAGTATTTCCCTTCTCCAACCCCATCTCCTGCGCCGGAAGAGGAGGGAGAATCAGAAGACATCAAAGCAAGCGAGGATGGTGAATTCGAGCAAGATGGAGGGGAAGATAAAGGGCTGAGTGGATGGCAGAGAGCAGGGATCGCCATAGGAGCGTTACTTGGAGTTGGAGCCATTGCAATCGGAGCTCTTATTTACAAGAAACGACAAGATAACTTAGCCAGAGCTCGTTACACTTACTTTCACCAATCAGAGTTTCTTTAAACATTcattcttttgtctttttttgagaaagcaaaaaaaaacatattactaAAATCCTTAcattgtgttttgttttaatgtaaaaaaatacGAAAATAGATGTTGCCTTGTTGCTGCTACATGACGAGTCTTTGTCatctctttataaaaaaaaaaaaagagttttattACCTATTGAGTAGCATTACCATTTCGCAGTGGTCGGTGTGAGGGAAAAGATCAACGGCCATGGCTTTGACCGGCTTAAAAGGCTCAGAAGCAGGCATTTTCTTGGCTCTGTGTCGAGCCAAAGCGGCGGTCCCCATCCTGCTTTGTCTTCGGTATCCTTTGTTCTCTTGACCCGTTTTCTCGAATGACGGCGTGCAAAGCTCTATCGCGTTTGCCACTAGCGTTTCAGGGTTGCATGAAATGTACCTGTAGTACCACCAATgcaatagaagaaaaaaaatctggttGTTAGGAAACCTAAACAAAGTCGAAGTAACTTTGAGTTGTGACAAGTTAATTTGAAAGAAAGGAAACTAACACAAGCGTCTTCAACCGTGGATGGGTTCTCAGAGCTTTGATAACATCTGGATGAAGTCCGGGACGAGGTGGATCCACTATAGCAACTACGTTTTTGAACTGTGGTTTTGTAGATCGTTCCGGCTCAGAGGAGTTCTTCTGCTCAGTCTTTTGAACATCCTCTGAGTTTGAGATTTCTTCTGCTGAGGAATTTTGTTTGTCGAGATCATCATCACTTGGAGGTTTGGCTTCTTCAGTTTCAGACACATCTAGGTATTCTGTAAGTAGAGAGCTCATCACATCCTCTGCCTGTAAAAATTAAAGCCAACAAAACACTACCATGAAGACGAAACCCACATGATTAAGATAAATGAAACCAACTACAAGATATGGTATCATCAAACACATGCCTTTGAACATATGAACTTGCAGTTGCTTATGCCATTAATCTTTGCATTCCGTTCCGCATCTGATACAGCCGAAGCATTCATCTCTATGCCAATCACCTGTAAGAAGAACCTAAGAGGTTTAGTAACCGGACCTACCCACTTTCATAGCAATCAAGGTAAAAATTGTGTTCAATCGATTTTGCAAGTTAGAGTAGCAGAGTCTTACCATACCGACACGATGTGCCAGTGTAAGACCAATTGTTCCAGTTCCACAACATACATCAAAGAGCAAAGTGTCAGGACCAAGATCAGCCCAATCTCCAGCAAGTGAATACAACTTCTCTGCGGCGCAGGTATTAACCTGGAtcaataattttgaaatttattagaaCATCACCACTTTGACCAAATTATTCCTAAAGATGCATCGATCCAATTATCACCTGAAAGAAAGCTGTTGGGGATATGCTGAACCGAAGGTTGTTGATGTGATCATGAATCCGAGCTTCAGTCAAAACATTGGTGGATTGGTCCTGATGTGTTCCATTATCTGACACTGGAATAGGCAGCAACCGTAGTGGACAATCTGGTGGTGCAACGTTTGATATCCCTACGTGATCCTGAAGCaagaaacaatatatatattagttagtGATGAAACTGGATTTATACAATTTGTTTTGGATTTagtgaagaaaaaaattgtgagGAGTAGTAGTTACTTGAACAACTAATACAGTCAGAGGAAGAGGTGGAGAGCTTGCTTTAGCTCCTTCAGCAAATGCTTTTGCTAGTTCTTCAAACTCAGTTGCCACTTCAGCCTCATCAGTATCCTTAGTACAAACCTGAATAGTTCCAGACAAAGATAGAGAAATCAAAACAAGATAAAAAATCAATCACCATCCAAATTTATGAATTGAGATACGAACCTGAACCATAAGCAGAACCTCTGCAATTCTTGAATCAGCATCTTCATCATTTGAAACCACACCTGGTTTGCTTCCTTCTCGAACCTAAGATGTTTGCGTCAAGTGAAAAGATGTATTAAATTAGGTTCAGTGATGCAAGAGCTATATAACATAACAGAAAATACACATACCGTCAACTGTCGCCAGAACCCACAGCTTTTAAACCTATTCCAAACAGGGAGCCTTGATTTTTCCAAGAAACTCTGAAAGATTGAAGCGTAACGGCAAGCAAGTTTAGAGATATTGGGACAGTTCACAGCTTCCTCCACTGCTGTTACACCCGCACTGGTGAAAGACTTTGCATTAGTTAAATCATAtgactattaaaaaaaaaagtgaacacAAGTCTCAGAGAAGAAAGTATATACCTAAAATTTCCGAGCATGAAGCCAACAGTTAACTTCCCCTCAACGGAATATCCAGTTGAGAACTCACACTTGTTCCTGTAACCATTCACAAGCGGTGATTCTATAATTCCCTCTAGCTTACATGAAAGGCCACCTGAAATGGTTTAATGTAGGAATCAAAAGACTAATCCAGTCAAAAATGGAGATCAAACGCATTGGACTTTGTGTATAGAGTTCTTACCTATTTCTCTAGACTGAAGGACCCATTCTGGAAGTGATTTTCCATTTGGACAAGCTTTACGCGCATTCCTCGTCTgcaaataaaatacattatcaACAAAGTCACTCCGTTGAAATTGAGTTGAGACTACTAAAAGCAAGccgaaaaaaaatatatgaaagaGAGCATGAGAGAGTTCACTGACAAGTTTTTTCAGCATTTGCGCGATAGAAGCCTTCTTCTGTTCGAGCTGGTCTGCGTAAGACAGGTCTGCCAAAGGAGTCACGGCTTCGCGGGCACTTTTGAGCTTAGCAGCCGGATTCTTCGCTCCGTTCTTGTCGAATGTACGGGGAAGGACATCAGCGATCTTCAAACTCTTGTTGTTAACGTTTTTGCCTTCCAAGATCTGCATAAAAATTCAACAGACtatcaaacaacaacaaaaagagcTATCTCGTATCGATAAAACTCCACAAAGGAAAGGAAAGAAAGCATAAAAAAGCACCTCCACGCCGTTTTTCAATTGTTCAGCATTCTCAAATGTGAGGAAACCAACCATCATTCCTCGTCTTTTCTTCGCAAACTTATATTCAACTCCCtgacaaataaaatgaatgaATCAGTAAATATATCCAAAGATCAATTCAACTACACCAACATGATCCTAGAAACTAAACCAAAGAGCTAAGTATCATTCTTGACTCTAAAAGACTTTTCCAATGGTTATCTCCCATATCTTAAAACCTAAAACACTTTACTCTAGCCAACTAATCAATGGGGTTATGTTACAGATACTACAACCTTAAAAGTCTAAAAATTACTCTAGGGAACTAATCAGTGGTTATGTTTGAgatttttagaaacttaaagACTAACACTTCACTCTAGAGAAGTAATCAGTGGTTATGTTTATGAACCTAAAGCCTTAAAGAATAAAACTTTACTCTAGAGAACTAATCATTGGTTTTGTTTGTGATCCTAAAAAGCTTAAAGACTAAAACATTCATCTTAAAGACTGAAACATTACCTGCTCTCGGAGAAAGGTCTTGAGATCATCAGATTGCCATTTAGTGGGCAAATGCACCAAACATTTACTAAGCGACAGATCATGAACAACTCCCTCACCACCACCTCCTTCACCATCGTTCTCATCCATCATCTCCTCCGTGAACATAACATCACCcacttcctcttcctcctcctctttcaCAGCGTTCTCCGACATCTTCGCCTTCTTACCGCGCTCGGAGGTGGGGTCCCACGTGTTATCCGGTTTCTGACGGAGCTCTTTCTCGCCGTGGGCGTACTTGCACGTGGCTCCGTGGCTGCACGAGCCCTGGCGCCTGAAGTAGGAGCAGAGGCTCGTCTTGAACCACGGCGAAGGGGTGGGGTTCGGGTCGGACGATTCGAGATTATTGGTGGTGTTCTCGTCCTCTCGCTTCCGTTTCTCCCCCACGGCTTCGACGTCATCGGAAGCTGGGATCGGGTCGACGGGAGCGGAAGTGATATCGGACGGAATCTGGGATGTTGGGGTTTCGGCGGCGGCGGAAGGGAGCTCGTCGACTGAAGATGATGACGTCATTGGGAGTGGAGGCTTGTTAGACGACAATAGAGAAACGGTTAGGGTTTTTTAATTGCAAGTGAAAAAGAGTTCCAAGTGTTTTATTAGATTTCAGACCATAAACCCTTTTAAGAAAACGAATTGAACCGACCGGTCGACCCTTTCCGACCGTGCCTGTTTTAAAAAGCCTAGTTCAGTTAGAGTCTAGATCTTGATTTTGACCTGTTACTGgaccgatttttttttgtttataaaagatTTTCTAAAGGGGTTTTAATGATTTAAACCTTTAACTATCTTTACTTTGGATGGATCCCAAAACTTTTAACTATGCGTTTTAATTTCACCGTTCAGAGAAATACAACTTTGTTTACGGAAAGTTAAAgacattaaaatttaatagttttgaggtattattt is a genomic window containing:
- the LOC108813696 gene encoding zinc finger CCCH domain-containing protein 24, with translation MTSSSSVDELPSAAAETPTSQIPSDITSAPVDPIPASDDVEAVGEKRKREDENTTNNLESSDPNPTPSPWFKTSLCSYFRRQGSCSHGATCKYAHGEKELRQKPDNTWDPTSERGKKAKMSENAVKEEEEEEVGDVMFTEEMMDENDGEGGGGEGVVHDLSLSKCLVHLPTKWQSDDLKTFLREQGVEYKFAKKRRGMMVGFLTFENAEQLKNGVEILEGKNVNNKSLKIADVLPRTFDKNGAKNPAAKLKSAREAVTPLADLSYADQLEQKKASIAQMLKKLTRNARKACPNGKSLPEWVLQSREIGGLSCKLEGIIESPLVNGYRNKCEFSTGYSVEGKLTVGFMLGNFSAGVTAVEEAVNCPNISKLACRYASIFQSFLEKSRLPVWNRFKSCGFWRQLTVREGSKPGVVSNDEDADSRIAEVLLMVQVCTKDTDEAEVATEFEELAKAFAEGAKASSPPLPLTVLVVQDHVGISNVAPPDCPLRLLPIPVSDNGTHQDQSTNVLTEARIHDHINNLRFSISPTAFFQVNTCAAEKLYSLAGDWADLGPDTLLFDVCCGTGTIGLTLAHRVGMVIGIEMNASAVSDAERNAKINGISNCKFICSKAEDVMSSLLTEYLDVSETEEAKPPSDDDLDKQNSSAEEISNSEDVQKTEQKNSSEPERSTKPQFKNVVAIVDPPRPGLHPDVIKALRTHPRLKTLVYISCNPETLVANAIELCTPSFEKTGQENKGYRRQSRMGTAALARHRAKKMPASEPFKPVKAMAVDLFPHTDHCEMVMLLNR
- the LOC108810812 gene encoding uncharacterized protein LOC108810812, which translates into the protein MAVAKKLCFIVILSMCFLNVEFLHAQEDSPSPATSTKRAAAPAHSPLPPSSSSSSSPESHSSPSPSPKTVSLPPPASSPDSPQPSSSPSPSPSPAPDSPQPSSSPSPSPSPSSSSSPSSSSSPSPSPSPDSPPPPLPQQESPSPTPSSPEPAPAPAPSEDDADDDSEEETEYFPSPTPSPAPEEEGESEDIKASEDGEFEQDGGEDKGLSGWQRAGIAIGALLGVGAIAIGALIYKKRQDNLARARYTYFHQSEFL
- the LOC108810200 gene encoding glyoxylase I 4, whose protein sequence is MEKEKEKEKEKEKEKEKKSEESKPPLMALNHVSRLCRDVKKSLEFYTKVLGFVETERPASLDFDGAWLFNYGVGIHLVQAKDEEKLPSNTDHLDPMDNHISFQCEDMEALEKRLKEVDVKYIKRTVGEQEDAAIDQLFFNDPDGFMVEICNCENLELKPRHSADAIRLPGDRHAPPVSLPQANS
- the LOC108809186 gene encoding uncharacterized protein LOC108809186; its protein translation is MISILAQERLLGFTLGSALTGFVVLEQRKLIRESVADRKSQSVDQSQVREGIFGKKYRMEFASLWNKAVDQTFEPAIQYLSSRKW
- the LOC108809505 gene encoding uncharacterized protein LOC108809505 produces the protein MKTKTCLVFFFSSLIITNIALAQDRAPHGLAYETPVAFSPSAFDFFHAQPRNQDATLEPCAESGCSPLPVSAKVQGASKKAQQSEVATMSIGSRSGVGAGGVVGIIFGLAFPMVM